The genomic region TGAAATCAATGTCACTGTAGTAGATATTAATGAGAAAAGGATTGATGCATGGAATGATGAAAATGTTGATAATATTCCAATCTATGAACCAGGGCTTTCTAATATTGTTAAAGAGGCTCGAGGTAGGAATCTTTTCTTTTCGACACATGTAGATGCTGCGATAGATAAGGCAGATATGATTTTTATATCCGTAAATACGCCAACTAAGACATACGGTATTGGCAAGGGTATGGCGGCTGATCTAAAATTTATCGAGCTATGTGCCAGGCAGATTGCTCGTGTTGCTACAACCGATAAAATTGTAGTTGAGAAATCTACTCTTCCAGTTCGAACTGCTGAAGCACTTAGAAATATTTTAGATAATACTGGAAATGGTGTTAGGTATCAAATCTTATCTAATCCTGAATTTTTGGCTGAGGGAACAGCTGTGGCTGATTTAATGAATCCAGATAGAGTATTAATAGGAGGAGATATTGATTCGGTCGAAGGAGCTGAAGCTGTAGAAGCTTTAGTAGATGTCTATGCACATTGGGTTGATCGCGAAAGGATTTTGACTACGAATGTTTGGTCATCTGAATTGTCAAAACTTACAGCTAATGCTTTTTTAGCTCAACGTGTTTCAAGTATAAATTCCCTTTCTGAATTATGTGAAAAAACCGGTGCAGATGTGAATGAAGTAGCAAAAGCTGTTGGTATGGATTCCAGGATTGGCTCTAAATTTCTACAATCATCAGTTGGTTTTGGTGGATCTTGTTTCCAAAAAGACATTTTAAACTTGGTTTATATAGCTAAGTCTTATGGACTAAATGAAGTTGCAGATTATTGGGAACAGGTAATTACCATGAATGATCACCAGAAAAGGCGATTTGCTGCAAATATAGTTAAAACACTATTTAATACTGTATCAGGAAAAAAAATTGGAATATTAGGGTGGGCCTTTAAAAAAGACACTAATGACACTAGAGAGTCCGCTGCAATATATGTGGTCGACTACTTGCTAAATGAACAGGCAGAAGTTGCTGTTTATGATCCGAAGGTTAAGGCAGAGCAAATTTACGCGGATCTCGATTATTTGAATACAAGACAGGAAGCTGAAAATAGAGCTCGGGTGACAATTGTCAATTCTGCTCCAGAAGTTGCAGAAAAAGCACATGCTATAGCGGTATTAACGGAATGGGATGAATTTCAAGAACTCGATTGGAAATCGGTTTATGGTAATATGCTTAAACCGGCATTTTTATTTGATGGTAGACGACTTTTGAACCGAGTGGAAAAAGAGAAGATTGGATTTGAATTTTATGCAATAGGAAGTTA from Christiangramia sp. OXR-203 harbors:
- a CDS encoding nucleotide sugar dehydrogenase codes for the protein MIVKNICCIGAGYVGGPTMAVIAQKCPEINVTVVDINEKRIDAWNDENVDNIPIYEPGLSNIVKEARGRNLFFSTHVDAAIDKADMIFISVNTPTKTYGIGKGMAADLKFIELCARQIARVATTDKIVVEKSTLPVRTAEALRNILDNTGNGVRYQILSNPEFLAEGTAVADLMNPDRVLIGGDIDSVEGAEAVEALVDVYAHWVDRERILTTNVWSSELSKLTANAFLAQRVSSINSLSELCEKTGADVNEVAKAVGMDSRIGSKFLQSSVGFGGSCFQKDILNLVYIAKSYGLNEVADYWEQVITMNDHQKRRFAANIVKTLFNTVSGKKIGILGWAFKKDTNDTRESAAIYVVDYLLNEQAEVAVYDPKVKAEQIYADLDYLNTRQEAENRARVTIVNSAPEVAEKAHAIAVLTEWDEFQELDWKSVYGNMLKPAFLFDGRRLLNRVEKEKIGFEFYAIGS